GATCGCCGACGCGCAGGGCCAGGATCGCTCGCTGACCCAGACCGGCACCGCGCTGGGCACGCCGTACTACATGGCGCCCGAGCAGTGTCAGGGGAAGCGCGACATCGATCACCGCGCCGACATCTACTCGCTCGGCGTCATCCTCTTCCAGGCCCTCACCGCGCAGTACCCCTTCGACGACGAGTCCTACCCGATGCTCGTCCTCAAGATCTGCACCGAGCCGCCGCCCTCGCTCGCGCACTACCGGCCCGACGTGCCGCAGGAGCTGCAGCAGATCGTCAACCGGATGCTCGCGAAGGACCGCGACCACCGCTACCAGAGCGTGGCGGAGATCAAGGACGCGCTGGCCCCGTTCATGGCCATGAACGACGCGCCCGTGGTCGCGACGGACGCGCCGAGCACCTCGAGCCGCGGCCCGTCCGTGCTCTCCGGCGGCGCGATGACGCCCACCGGCACCGCCTACCTGCCCAACACCCCCGCGCCCGGCTCGCTCGGCGCGACCGGCACGCCCTACCCGCAGGAGGAGCGCAAGAAGGGCGGCATGGCCGCGCTCCTCGCCGTGCTCCTCCTCGTGGGCCTGCTCACCGTGGCGGGCATCGGCGTCGGCACCTGGCTCGCGCTACAGGACGACGGCGGGTCGGCCACGGCCGGCGACACGACCGACCCCATCGGCGACGTGGCCGCCAACCCGCCCGATGAGCTCACCGAGGAGGAGGAGCCTCCTCCCACGCCCCAGGGTCCCGACGTGACCCAGGTGGCGGCCGGTCAGGAGACGGTCCACATCGTCGTGAACGTCGAGGGCCCCGACGACGCGAGGCTGTACATCGATGGCAACCTCGTGGGCAACGGCTACGACGGGGAGGTCCAGAAGGACGCCGATCCCGCCGAGGGAGAGGAACCAACCCTCCACACCATCGAGGCGCGCGCGCCCGGCTGGCAGACAGCCCGCCAGCAGACGACGTTCCGGATGAACAACCGGATCACGCTGGAGATGCGCCCGGAGGAGGAGGCGCGCCCCGTCCACGCAACACGAACCAGAGGCTCGCGGCGTCAGGCCCCGCCCCCAGAGCCTCCTCAGGTTCGTTCCCTGGGCGGCGAGACGGGAGCCGAAACGTCGGCCGGACCCCGAACGGGTGGAGCGACGGCTCCCCCCCCTGCTCGAACCGAGCGGGACCGTCCAGACCCGATCGACGGCCCGACCATCTTCGAACCCAGACCACCGCCCCCCACGAAGAACAACGACCGGATCCTCTCGCCCTTCTGAGCTCAAGCGAGGGGCGCGTTCGCCCGATGGGTGGGGTGATGCAACACCCCGCTCCCTTCGCGCCCGGCCTCCACGCCGGATGGTGCAACTACCTCGACGCCGCGCACGACGCGGGGCTCGTCGAGGGCTTCAGCTACGCGCAGCTCTGGCGCGCGCTGGGGGCGGACGCCGCGCGGCCGCCGGACCCGGACAGCTTCGTCGAGGTGATGCACGCCTGGTACGACGCGGGCGGCGACCCGGAGATGTCGCTCGGGCGGCGGCGCGGCGATGGGTACGCGGCGGTGCGCCTGGGCGAGCCGATGAACGCGATGGCGTGGCTGGCCCGGCTCGTCGGCGCGGCGCCGGTGCTCGCGGGCGTCACGGTGGACCGCCGGCCCTTCCCCGCGCTTCGCCGGGACGCGCGCCTCGAGCGGCTCGACGTCGAGGGTGGCTGGGTGCAGCTGGTGGACGTGGTCGACGCGGCCAACGCGCTGCTCGCCTCCCGCTCGGACGAGCGCTTCGTGCCGCTGCTCGTCAGCTTCGAGCGCGAGGCGTACCTGCGCCTGGACTGGGCCCGCGCGGCCCTGCTCGACCAGCACCAGCTCCTCGAGATGGAGTGGGAGCGCAGCTTCGACGACGCCCCCTTCGCGCGCGCCGCCTGAGGTCACTCGGGGATCGCGGCGACCACGACCGTGTGGTTGTGGTAGCCGTCGAGCTTGTCCTTCACCCGCGCCACCTCGCCGTAGCTGAGGAAGCCGGCCAGCGGCACCCCGCGCCCGAACACGTCGACGATGGCGCGGATCTCCTCGGGGTAGCGCTCGCCGAGGATCGTCCCCCGCGTGACGCAGCTGAAGAGCAGCACGCCCGCGGCGGGCCCGTCGAGCGCCGCGCGGGCTCGCTCCGCGGCTCCGCGCGCGGCCGCGATCAGCCCGAGCGGCTCCCCCCGGACGACGGCCACGCTCGCCCCCTCGGGCACCTCCCCCGCGTAGCGAACCCCGCCGTCGGCGGTGAGCCCGATGCCGGCGCGGACGCGCACGATGTCGTCGAAGAAGTAGATCCCGAGCTCGTTCTGGACGAGATAGGCGCCCGGGGCGGCCGGGTCGAAGGCGTCACCGCGGGCCCGCGCGTACTCCGCGAACACCGCGAGCGCCGGCTGCTCGTCGAGCTCGTACACCACGTTGCCGACCGACCGCGTCACGGTCATGCGATCGGACGACGGCGTCACGCCCTGCCCGATGCCCACCCCCCAGCCGCGACTGGAGGCCACGTGGAGCGCGGTCACCCCACCCTCCAGGGCGGACTCCCCCGTCCCCACGAACGTCCCCACGAACGTCCGGGCGAGCGCGCCGTCATCGCCCGCGCCCGCGCCGACGAGGGTCTGGTGGCCTGGGACGACGCGACGGATCTCGGCGATGAGGGCCTCGAACCCGGGGTGGAGGCCGTCTCCGAGGAGCAGCGACGCCAGGTGCGTGCGGCCAGCGCCGCGCTCGCCCTCGAGCAGCGCCGCGCACCGGGCCGCGAGCTCTTTGGCGATCCCGTTGGCGGCCCCCTGCAGCGGCCGCACCGCGTCGAGCCGATGGGACGCGTCCCCCCAGCCGATCAGAAAGGTCGAGACCCCACCCTGGGTGAGCCCCAGCTCGGTGATCTCCCCCGCCGTGGTGCACCCGAGCCAGTCGATCCCGGCCAGCCGCTTGCGCGCCGCACGGAGCGCGCGCGCCAGATCGTGGACCGGGGAGACGAAGAGCAGCCCGAGCGTGGGGCGGGTCTCACCGAGCCGAGGGCGCGCGTCGTCGATCGCCTGCTCGACCGCCTCGACGGTGTCGGCCGCCGTCGCGCTCCCGCTCCCACAGATCGTACCCATCGCCTCCCCCAGGGTACGGCGCGGCTCCGGGTTCGGCTACGGCGTGGGCGGCCGCGTCCCGTTGAAGGCCTGCGTGTTCCGACAGGTGTCCAGCTCCCCGCAGTCGGCGTGCATGTTCGTCAGGGGCACCCACGTGATCGTGCCCTCGAGGAGGTCTCCGCTCGCGGTCGCGTCCACGTCGAGGCGCCACTCGTAGGTGCACATGCCCGACCGATACGTGATGTCGCCGATGAGCGCGGCCGTGACCGCGCTGCCCGCGACCTCGCCCGTGAACATCGTGTCTCCCACCGTGCGCCCCAGGAAGAAGCCGGTGGTGCCGCCCACATCCATCACCACGCCGCCCTCTGGATCCTGGGTGACCCGGAGGTCGATGCCGTCGGCGGTGCCGCCCTCCTCCCAGAGATCCGGGGTCGGACAGCCGCGCGCGCCGTTGGTCACCGTGATGGAGTAGTCACCGGAGACGTCGGCGCTGGCGCAGCCGGCGAGGAGCGCGAAGAGGGGGATGCACGGGCGGATGTCGAGGCGCATCGCGCGAGGGTAGTGCGGAGATCTGACCGATAGAAGGGGAGATGGCGCTGGACCGGCGCTGCAGGGCAAGGCGCGCCGACGAGTCGATGCACCGCATCGGCGAGGAAGCGCAACGCCGCCCTGGAGCGTCGGGACAAGCCAGGTCCCTTCTACCGGGATGGATCTCGCACCAGCTCGACCGCGGCCCGAGGGCCGGCGCTTCCGCCGCGCGATCCGACGTGGCAGCCTGCGGCTGTGGCGCTCCCTCCCCTGCTCCTGGCGGCTCATGGCGACGGCGCCCGGCGCTGGGCCGAGGTGGCGAAGCGCTCGCGTCAGGTCGAGCTGCTCGCGGCGATCGATCTGGCCGCCGGGGGGGTCGAGGGGATCGAGGAGGTGCTCGCGGCGCGCCCCGACGCGGCCATCGCGGTCTGGGCCGCGGGCCCGCGCGAGGCGGCGCGCGTGGCCGAGCACCTGAAGGCCCACCCGGGCCCCGCGCTCCTCCACCCACCGCCCGCTCGCCCCCCGCCGGGCGACCACCTCCAGCTGGTCCACGGCTGGCTCACCCTCTCCGGCGTCGGCGCGCTCGAGCGGCTCTTCTCGTCTCGCGGCGTCGAGTCGGTGCGCCTGGAGGTGCGCGGCCTGCCCGAAGGCGCCGCGCCGGGCATCACCGAAGCATTGCAACACGCCATGACCGTCGTCCGGCGCTTCGGGCGCGACGTCGCGGTGGAGAGCGCGGTGCTCGCGACCGAGCACGAGCTGTCGGTGGAGCTCACCGTCGACGGCCGGCCCTGGCACGTGAAGGTGGCCGTGCGGGGTCGGGAGCTCGACCTCGTCGTGCGCACGCGCGAGGGCGAGTACGGCTGGGCGAGCGATGGGGTGAGCGAGACGCTGCGCCGCCCGCGGGCGGAGCCGCGCGCCATCCCCGCGCTCCCGTGGGAGGAGCGGTGCCTGCGGCAGATCACGCACCCGGTGAAGGGGTGCACGCTGGCCGACGCGCGCGAGGTGACCCGGCTCGTGGACGAAGTGGAGCTGCAGCTCGGCCGGCGGCTTCCGCCCGATCACGTGATCCCGCGCGGGAGCGGGCTGGCCGCGCTCGGGCTGCGAGGCGAGGTGCCCGACGCCGCCCCGCTCGCGCCCACCGCGCCGCCCACCCCCACCCTGCGGCCGTCCACCTCGCTCGGGTTCGACGCGTTCGCCTACATGCACGGCCTGCTCCCGGCGGTGCGCGTCACGGTCGCGCCGCAGGACGAGGCGAAGGTCCGCGAGGCGCTCCCGGGCACGGTGCTGCGACGAGAGCGCCGACCCGACGCGGGGCCTCCCGGGGAGCCGCGCGTGACGCTGTGCGCCGCGCGCGAGCCAGAGGCCGCCCGAGCGCTCGCTCGCCTCCAGGAGCCCACGTCGACCGACGCGCTGACCCGGCTCGGCGCCCTGCTCGGACACCCCGCGTGCTGCGTCCAGGCGTTCGCGGCGCAGGTCGACCGGGCCGACGCCAGCTTCAACCGGCTGGCGGTCGCGACGCGCACCTCCGCGGGGCCCGGCCCGTGGCCCGCCGTGCTCGACGACACCGCCCTGAGGTTGCTCCCCCACTTCCCCTGCACCTACCGCTGCGAGCGCAGCAAGGAGCGCGCGATGGCGCTGCTGCGCGTGCTGGCCGACGAAGCACCCGCGCTCCACACGCGCGTCTCCGACTACCTGGGCGGGCCGGTCCTCTACTTCGACCAGGGCCGGCAGCTCCGCTTTCGCGGACACGTCGACGCCATGGCCATTCGCTACGAGGCCGTGTTCCTCCCGTGGCACGCGGACGACGCCTTCGCGCGGCTGGCCGGCGCGGTGGCCCAGGGCGACCGGCTGGTGCTCGGCGCCGACCACCTCAGCGTGTACGCGGCGGGCGAGCGGCTCTTCTCCCTGGACCGCACCGACCCGGGCCTGGGCCTCGTCTTCCCGTTCGGCGCGTTCGCTACGTGACGGGCGCCATCTCGTCCCAGCCGAAGCGCGAGAGGTAGTTGGCCCAGACGCCCTCGCACACGGAGTCGTACTTGCAGTCGCGGCAGGCGTCGCGTTTGACCCGCACCTCCGCGTCGAGGTCGGCGCGGCGGATCTGCACGAGGTCCCCGTCCGGCCCGGTGCGCGGCCCCTCTCGCTCGGCGCGGAGCGTGACGTCGTGGCTGCCGAGGTCCGGCGGCTCGTAGTGGGCGTAGCTCTCGACGTAGCCCCGGTTGAAGTCGGGCAGGCCTTCGGTCGTGCAGAGCGGGATGTCGACGAAGAACGCCATCACCCGCGACTCGCGCTCACGCTGCTCGGCCACGAACGCGCGCGCCTGCGCGGCGATGTCCGTGTACCGAGGGAAGATCTTCTCGAAGTACGTGTCGGCGCGGCCGTTGGCCTGCATCACGTTGAAGACCACCTGCTGGACCCCGAGCCCGCGCAGGAAGCGGTAGATGTCGCCGATCTCCGGCAGGTTGCGCTTGGTGACCACGGTCGACGTGTGCAGCTCGACCCCGCGCGGCAGGTAGCGGGCCACGGTGCGGATCCCGTCGACGGTCTGCGCGAACGAGCCGGGGGTGCGGGTCAGCCCCTCGTGGAGCTTCTCCGTGTGGCCGTGGATGCTGACGTAGAAGCGGCGCATCCCGGCCGCGAGCAGCTTCCGCGTGTAGCGGTCGTAGCTCAGCGCCCGGCCGTTGGTCATCACGCTCACCCGACGCGCGCCCGCGTCCTTGGCCATCTTGGTCCACTTGGGCAGCGACGGATTCGTCGTCGGCTCGCCGCTCGTGAAGCAGATCTCCTCCGCGCCCGGGTTCTGCTCGAGGATCCAGCGGACGAGCGCGTCGTCGGTGCGCGCGTTGGTGACCTTCCGGCCCTCGCGGTCCTCCTCCATGCAGAAGATGCAGTTGTTGTTGCACACCTGCCCGGTGAGCACGTGGACGCGCTCGCGCTTCTCCGCGATGCGCTCGCGGATGTCCGTCCGCGCGTCGGGCGCGCCGGCGCTCACCAGCTGCCGTGGCTGCCGTGGCTGCCGTGCGACCCGTGGCTGCCGTGGCTGCCGTGACTGCCATGCGAGCCGTGGCTGCCGTGGCTGCCGTGCGAGCCGTGGCTGCCATGGCTGCCGTGCGAGCCGTGGCTGCCGTGCGAGCAGTGCTGGCCGGGAGGTGCGGTTCCGTCGCCCGGCGCGAAGCCGTTCTCGTCCGCGTTGGCGCGAGCCCGCTCGGAGATCTCTCGCTGGTCCGCGTCGAGCACGCCCGCAGCGTCACGCGTGAAGCTCGGCAGCTCCTCGAGGTCGTCCGACTGGTTCTGGTCCTCGGCCATCTACCACTCCCGTCCGCGAGCTTAGCGCGACCTTGGGGAAGCTGTCACGCCGTTGGACCCGATGCGTGACCTCGACCGCTGGGGGAGCCCCCAGGGCGCGTCGGCGGAGGC
This window of the Sandaracinaceae bacterium genome carries:
- a CDS encoding FIST N-terminal domain-containing protein, with product MGTICGSGSATAADTVEAVEQAIDDARPRLGETRPTLGLLFVSPVHDLARALRAARKRLAGIDWLGCTTAGEITELGLTQGGVSTFLIGWGDASHRLDAVRPLQGAANGIAKELAARCAALLEGERGAGRTHLASLLLGDGLHPGFEALIAEIRRVVPGHQTLVGAGAGDDGALARTFVGTFVGTGESALEGGVTALHVASSRGWGVGIGQGVTPSSDRMTVTRSVGNVVYELDEQPALAVFAEYARARGDAFDPAAPGAYLVQNELGIYFFDDIVRVRAGIGLTADGGVRYAGEVPEGASVAVVRGEPLGLIAAARGAAERARAALDGPAAGVLLFSCVTRGTILGERYPEEIRAIVDVFGRGVPLAGFLSYGEVARVKDKLDGYHNHTVVVAAIPE
- the hxsC4 gene encoding radical SAM protein HxsC4 is translated as MSAGAPDARTDIRERIAEKRERVHVLTGQVCNNNCIFCMEEDREGRKVTNARTDDALVRWILEQNPGAEEICFTSGEPTTNPSLPKWTKMAKDAGARRVSVMTNGRALSYDRYTRKLLAAGMRRFYVSIHGHTEKLHEGLTRTPGSFAQTVDGIRTVARYLPRGVELHTSTVVTKRNLPEIGDIYRFLRGLGVQQVVFNVMQANGRADTYFEKIFPRYTDIAAQARAFVAEQRERESRVMAFFVDIPLCTTEGLPDFNRGYVESYAHYEPPDLGSHDVTLRAEREGPRTGPDGDLVQIRRADLDAEVRVKRDACRDCKYDSVCEGVWANYLSRFGWDEMAPVT
- a CDS encoding serine/threonine-protein kinase; this translates as MENHALQPAAPPQDPRLGMVLQERYRIVRKLGDGGMGAVYEGEHVLIKRRVAIKVLHAQFAQNPEIVARFQREAEAATSIGHPNIIEVTDMGRFPDGTAYMVLEFLEGRDWSHDIESAGPQPLGKVVHILTQVCDALTAAHAKGIVHRDLKPENIFLIERRNDPNFAKVLDFGISKIADAQGQDRSLTQTGTALGTPYYMAPEQCQGKRDIDHRADIYSLGVILFQALTAQYPFDDESYPMLVLKICTEPPPSLAHYRPDVPQELQQIVNRMLAKDRDHRYQSVAEIKDALAPFMAMNDAPVVATDAPSTSSRGPSVLSGGAMTPTGTAYLPNTPAPGSLGATGTPYPQEERKKGGMAALLAVLLLVGLLTVAGIGVGTWLALQDDGGSATAGDTTDPIGDVAANPPDELTEEEEPPPTPQGPDVTQVAAGQETVHIVVNVEGPDDARLYIDGNLVGNGYDGEVQKDADPAEGEEPTLHTIEARAPGWQTARQQTTFRMNNRITLEMRPEEEARPVHATRTRGSRRQAPPPEPPQVRSLGGETGAETSAGPRTGGATAPPPARTERDRPDPIDGPTIFEPRPPPPTKNNDRILSPF
- the hxsA4 gene encoding His-Xaa-Ser repeat protein HxsA4, translated to MAEDQNQSDDLEELPSFTRDAAGVLDADQREISERARANADENGFAPGDGTAPPGQHCSHGSHGSHGSHGSHGSHGSHGSHGSHGSHGSHGSHGSHGSHGSHGSW